The window GCCGTGGTGGTCACGCTCCACGATGGCCCGCACGACGTCGTAGGAGACCGGGCTCGCTCCGGGGTGCGCCAGGTGCGTGGGGGCGTGCTTCTGCCACATCGGCCGGCGGAAGATCCGCGAGTTGTTGTTGATGTTGCAGAAGCCCCAGAGGCGCTCCGGGGAGACAAAAGGCGTTCCCGAGGACCGGCGAAACTGTTTTCTATAGGTCGGGTTGATGAGCGTCACCTTGCCGTCGACGACCTTGCTGAAGACGTCGGTCTCGATCTGTCCGCTGCCGAACCGGGCGAAGGCAAGCGTGGTGCCGTCGACGGTCCAGCGCTTCTCCTCGCTGCCCTCCGCAGAGCTCGCGCGCGTGGCGAAGTCTGCGTTCTCCATGGCCATGACCATGGAGATGAGGTGCGAGTTACCGGCGATCCACGCGTCGGGCGCGACCGCTGTGCGCTCAGTAGGAGTGCTTGTGATTGAGGACATCGTTGACACGATCCTTGTCGAACGGTTCGCCGAGCCACTTGAACAGGCTAATCAGCGAGCTGGGGTCGGCGGTGTAGTCGTTGTAGTGCACCCGGTGGGTGCGCTTCGGGTAGGCGGCCTCCAGCTCGGCGAACTGGACCTCTGCGCGGTCGAGGATGGCGGCGCCGTTCTCGCGGTCCTTCCACCACTTGCTCGCCAGCACGTCGGCGTGGTCGCGGGTATTGATGACGAACCGTGCCCGGGGGAAGAGGCGGATCAGGAAGTCGGCGTAGGCCCGCCAGTTGGAGTGCACCCACCGGATCTCCTTGAACCCGGTCACCCGGGTTCCTGCCGGGGGCTGCAGCAGCGATGCCAGCACGAGCGACCGCAACAGCGCGAGAGTCGTCGCGTCCGAGAACTGATGAATACCGAACCAGGGGTGCGACGGTGTGTCCGGAGCCTTCTTGTTCGGGTCAGTGTGCTCGCGGTGCGCCTTGTCGAGCGTGTTGAAGTACGCGAACAGGCTGTACAAGGAATCGCCGTTCTCGCCGCGGATCACGTAGCCGGGGATCGAGTTGAGGATCCCCTGGAGCAGCGTCGAGCCGGATCGTCCATAGGTGACGATGAAGACGCAACCGAGAGGGTCGTGCGCCGTGGGTGAGTCGTGCACGGGTCTACTTTCCCTCGGCGGTGTACTGCTTGATCAGACGTCCGACGTTGTGCCACTTCGGCAGCTTGCGGCCGAGCAGCTCCTCCATGAACCGGATGTCGTCGGCGTAGAGCGCATGGAGCGCCGCGATCTCCTGGGCGGTGATGGGGCTCTGCTTCTTGAACTGCGGGAGCCAGCCCACGTGCCCCACCTTGACCCGGGGCTTGAGGGCCGCCCAGAACTCCGGTGCGTCGTTGACCCGCAGGGCGCCGAGCGCCTCCTGGAGGTACTGGCGCGGGCGGTCGACGAGATCGTCGAAGACGAGCACGTGCAACCGCTCCGGGCCGAGCGTGCGGGCCCAGCCCTCGTAGTGCCGACGGTAGAAACCGCGGTCGACGATGCCCAGCCGGGTCGGGGTCTGGAAGATCCCGGCGCCCAGCTCGATGTCGGCGTCCGAGAAGTGCCGCCAGTAGGCCGAGATCGCCCGTTCGACGGGGTTGCGCAGGCTGAGCAGCACGGGGGCGTTCGGATCCAGCATGTCGCGGATCGCGGCGGCCGTGTCCTGCTTTCGCGGCGTCGAGAACTTGCTCTTCGGGTCGGCCACGAGGAAGTACCCCGGTGAGCGGTGGCCCCGCAGCGGCTTGGTGCCGCTCGTGTAGGGCTTGAGGAACTTGAGGATCTCGTCGTCGTTGGTGATCCGGCCGGGCTGGCTGAAGAACGGCGTCGAGTCCTTGGCCACATGGAGGTGCGGATGATGGTTGAGCTGGTGCTGCAGCCACAGCGTCCCACCCCGCTGGGTGCCCGCGATGAGGAAGTTCGGCCCGCCCTCCAGCCGCCGCAGCGGCGCGGCGGCGGCCTGCGCGGCGCCGCCCGGCGCGGTGGGCGCAGCCTGCGCGGCGCCGGCCGCTCGCTCCCGGACGGCGACCCGCTCCGGGGCGACCCGCTCCGGCGCGGCCTGGACCGGGGCGGCCTGGGCCGGCAGGTCCGCGGTGGTCGTCCGGGTCGCACCCGCCCCCCAGATCACCCGTCCCTCGGTGCCCGTCAGCCTCTTGACGATGTTCAGGTACACGTGCTCGGCGTAGTGGAACGGCGCGTCCCCCCACGGATGGGTGGGGCTGGACGTCACCTCGGACGGGTCCAGCGTGATCACCTGCCCGCCCAGCGCCTGCGCAGCGACCTGCGCGTACGACTGGAACACCACGTTCGCGTCCCGTGCCGGCACCCCGAACGAGTCCGGCGTCTGCTCGCCGGTCTCCGACCACTCGGCCCAGGGGATGTCCAGCAGCACCACGGTGGCCTGCGGCAGGTAGTGCCTCAGGCGTTCGCCGATGTAGCCGATCGCCGTCTGCCAGTACTCGAAGTGCTGCTGGGTGCCGAACGCGAGGTGCTGGGCACCCTGGGGCAGGTACTGCTCGGAACCGGACTGGATGAGCTCGATCGAGCGGGTGATCACCGACCCGTCCGGCAGCAGGTACGCGCCCAGGCGTTCGTCGACGAGGTCGACCAGCACCAGGTCGGTGCCGGTCGCCGCCGCGGCGATCTGCGGCCGCAGGCTGGAGGCGAAGTCGCCCGAGACCATGCGCTGCTGGAACTGTGACTCGAGCGTCGGCGGCGGCATGAGCTCGACCGGGCGCGTGTACGCGCTCAGGGCCGACTGGCGCGCCACGTACGCGACAAGCTCGAACCGCTCCGGATCAAGATGCTCGAACGTGTCCCGGGACACGCACGATCCGTAGATGAAGACCCTGGTCTTGCTCATACCCCATCCTCTGCGGCGAAGACTGTCAGCTCGCCGTCCATGTCGAAGTCCGGCAGGAACGCAGACAACCCGGCTGGCAGCGCCGGCGTGAGCAGCTGCAGGGTTGCGTCGAGCACGCGGCGCGCGCTCCGCCCGTCACCGTACGGGTTGACGGCCTGCGCCATGGCCGCGTAAGCGGCGTCGTCGGTCAGCAGCCGGGTCACCTCGGCCACCACCCGCTCCTCGGCGGTGCCGATCAGGCGGGCCGTGCCGGCCTCGACCGCCTCCGGGCGCTCGGTGTTGTCCCGCATCACGAGCACCGGCTTGCCGAGGCTGGGCGCCTCCTCCTGGAGCCCGCCGGAATCGGTGAGGACCAGCGTGGACAGCGACAGCAGGTGCGTGAACTCGCCGTAGCCGAGCGGTTCGGTCACCGTCACGTTCGTCAGGCCGTCGAGGTGCGGCAGCACGGCGTCGCGCACCACTGGGTTGCGGTGCACCGGCAGGACGATCTCGACGTCGGGGAACCGGCGGGCGATCCGCGCCAGGGCGCGGCCCACGCCCGCCATGGCGTCGCCCCAGCTCTCCCGGCGGTGGATGGTGACCAGCACGATCCGGCGGTCGGACGCCGTGGCGCGCGCCACGGCAGGCTCCGTGAACGGCGTGCGGCGTTCCACGGCCAGGTACAGCGCGTCGATGACGGTGTTCCCGGTCACGACTATGTCTTCGAGCCGTGCCCCCTCGGCCACGAGGTTGGCCAGGCTCCGCAGGGTCGGCGCGAGGTGCAGGGCGGCGATCTGGGAGGTGATCCTGCGGTTCGCCTCCTCCGGGAACGGCGACGCGATGTCGTGGCTGCGCAGGCCCGCCTCAAGGTGGATCACGGGGATCTTCCGGTAGAACGCCGTCAGCGCGGCGGCCGTCGAGGTCGACGTGTCGCCCTGCACGATGACGGCGTCGGGCCGGCGGGCCTCCAGGATCGGGTCGAGCCGGGTCACGACCCGCGCGAAGATCTGGGCGAGCGTCTGACCGCTGCTCATGATGTCGAGGTCGTGGTCGGGCACGATGTCGAAGACGCCGTTGACCTGGTCGAGCATCTCCCGGTGCTGACCGGTGACGACGGTCACCGAGTCGAACCGGTCGTCGGCCGCAAGGGCCGCGACGACGGGCGCGACCTTGATGGCTTCGGGACGGGTCCCGTAGATCGTCATGACGAGGGGGCGGGGGCGGGTCACGGGTCGTCCGTCCCGGCCAGCAGGGCTGCGGTCCGTGCCGCCGCCACCCTGGCCTGCCTGGCGTCGCGGCCGGTGGGCCGGGCGTGCCGCTCGCGGACCCGCCCCTTGGGCGGCTCGGGCGCATCGAACCGCACCTGGGTCTCCCGCCGTTCGACGAACGCCTCCTCGAGGACCTGTCG is drawn from Promicromonospora sp. Populi and contains these coding sequences:
- a CDS encoding sulfotransferase, producing the protein MHDSPTAHDPLGCVFIVTYGRSGSTLLQGILNSIPGYVIRGENGDSLYSLFAYFNTLDKAHREHTDPNKKAPDTPSHPWFGIHQFSDATTLALLRSLVLASLLQPPAGTRVTGFKEIRWVHSNWRAYADFLIRLFPRARFVINTRDHADVLASKWWKDRENGAAILDRAEVQFAELEAAYPKRTHRVHYNDYTADPSSLISLFKWLGEPFDKDRVNDVLNHKHSY
- the wecB gene encoding non-hydrolyzing UDP-N-acetylglucosamine 2-epimerase encodes the protein MTIYGTRPEAIKVAPVVAALAADDRFDSVTVVTGQHREMLDQVNGVFDIVPDHDLDIMSSGQTLAQIFARVVTRLDPILEARRPDAVIVQGDTSTSTAAALTAFYRKIPVIHLEAGLRSHDIASPFPEEANRRITSQIAALHLAPTLRSLANLVAEGARLEDIVVTGNTVIDALYLAVERRTPFTEPAVARATASDRRIVLVTIHRRESWGDAMAGVGRALARIARRFPDVEIVLPVHRNPVVRDAVLPHLDGLTNVTVTEPLGYGEFTHLLSLSTLVLTDSGGLQEEAPSLGKPVLVMRDNTERPEAVEAGTARLIGTAEERVVAEVTRLLTDDAAYAAMAQAVNPYGDGRSARRVLDATLQLLTPALPAGLSAFLPDFDMDGELTVFAAEDGV
- a CDS encoding DUF6270 domain-containing protein, translating into MSKTRVFIYGSCVSRDTFEHLDPERFELVAYVARQSALSAYTRPVELMPPPTLESQFQQRMVSGDFASSLRPQIAAAATGTDLVLVDLVDERLGAYLLPDGSVITRSIELIQSGSEQYLPQGAQHLAFGTQQHFEYWQTAIGYIGERLRHYLPQATVVLLDIPWAEWSETGEQTPDSFGVPARDANVVFQSYAQVAAQALGGQVITLDPSEVTSSPTHPWGDAPFHYAEHVYLNIVKRLTGTEGRVIWGAGATRTTTADLPAQAAPVQAAPERVAPERVAVRERAAGAAQAAPTAPGGAAQAAAAPLRRLEGGPNFLIAGTQRGGTLWLQHQLNHHPHLHVAKDSTPFFSQPGRITNDDEILKFLKPYTSGTKPLRGHRSPGYFLVADPKSKFSTPRKQDTAAAIRDMLDPNAPVLLSLRNPVERAISAYWRHFSDADIELGAGIFQTPTRLGIVDRGFYRRHYEGWARTLGPERLHVLVFDDLVDRPRQYLQEALGALRVNDAPEFWAALKPRVKVGHVGWLPQFKKQSPITAQEIAALHALYADDIRFMEELLGRKLPKWHNVGRLIKQYTAEGK